From a single Cupriavidus taiwanensis LMG 19424 genomic region:
- the radC gene encoding RadC family protein, whose protein sequence is MTISKWPACERPREKLLESGAAALSDAELLAVLLRVGAAGKSAVDLARELLHRFGSLTALFAAQGQALAGVRGMGAAKFAQVQAIPELARRALAESLRLPSGFDSPDSVRSYLRLTLAPLQHEVFMCLFLDPGNRMVASEELFRGTLTRTSVYPREVARQALAHNAAGIIVAHNHPRGTTAPSQSDIHLTRELARTLDLIDVRLLDHFIVAGHEIRSLAESCERLPGL, encoded by the coding sequence ATGACCATTTCCAAATGGCCCGCCTGCGAGCGGCCCCGCGAAAAACTGCTGGAAAGCGGCGCTGCCGCCCTGTCTGATGCTGAACTGCTGGCCGTCCTGCTGCGCGTGGGCGCCGCCGGCAAAAGTGCCGTGGACCTGGCACGCGAGCTGCTGCACCGCTTCGGCTCGCTGACCGCGCTGTTCGCGGCGCAGGGACAGGCACTGGCCGGCGTGCGTGGCATGGGCGCGGCCAAGTTCGCCCAGGTGCAGGCCATCCCGGAACTGGCCCGCCGCGCGCTGGCCGAGTCGCTGCGGCTGCCTTCCGGCTTCGACTCGCCGGACTCGGTGCGCAGCTACTTGCGCCTGACCCTGGCCCCGCTGCAGCACGAGGTCTTCATGTGCCTGTTCCTGGATCCCGGCAACCGCATGGTGGCCAGCGAAGAGCTGTTCCGCGGCACACTCACGCGGACCTCGGTCTATCCGCGCGAGGTGGCGCGCCAGGCCCTGGCGCATAACGCCGCCGGCATCATCGTCGCCCACAACCACCCGCGCGGCACCACCGCCCCCAGCCAGAGCGACATCCACCTGACGCGCGAGCTGGCGCGCACGCTCGACCTGATCGACGTGCGGCTGCTGGACCATTTCATCGTGGCGGGGCACGAAATCCGTTCCCTGGCGGAGTCGTGCGAGCGCCTGCCCGGGCTGTGA
- the nadA gene encoding quinolinate synthase NadA — MTPQSIKTVEFEKPNLAGAQNAAGASCVAHAWAKVPPVLSPDERQSLKARIRRLLKERNAVLVAHYYVDADLQDLAEETGGCVSDSLEMARFGRDHEARTLVVAGVRFMGETAKILSPEKTVLMPDLDATCSLDLGCPADEFAAFCDAHPDRTVVVYANTSAAVKARADWMVTSSIGLKIVEHLHAQGKKILWAPDKHLGSYIQKQTGADMLLWQGSCLVHDEFKGIELDLLRREFPNAKILVHPESPENVVAQADVVGSTSQLIEAAQKLDATEFIVATDNGILHKMRMAAPGKHFIEAPTAGNSATCKSCAHCPWMAMNALTNLAEVLETGRNEIHVDPVIGRQAVTCINRMLDFAAAQKRNVRPSADLANEQALFQGIGPA, encoded by the coding sequence ATGACCCCACAATCGATCAAGACCGTCGAGTTCGAGAAGCCGAACCTGGCGGGTGCCCAAAACGCCGCTGGCGCCAGCTGTGTGGCCCATGCCTGGGCCAAGGTGCCGCCGGTGCTGTCGCCGGATGAGCGGCAGTCGCTGAAGGCGCGTATCCGCCGCTTGCTGAAGGAGCGCAACGCAGTGCTGGTGGCGCATTACTACGTCGACGCCGACCTGCAGGACCTCGCCGAAGAAACCGGCGGCTGCGTCTCCGACTCCCTCGAAATGGCCCGCTTCGGCCGCGACCACGAAGCCAGGACGCTGGTCGTGGCCGGCGTGCGCTTCATGGGCGAGACCGCCAAGATCCTCAGCCCCGAAAAGACCGTGCTGATGCCGGACCTGGACGCGACCTGCTCGCTCGACCTGGGCTGCCCGGCCGACGAGTTTGCCGCCTTCTGCGACGCGCACCCGGATCGCACCGTGGTGGTCTATGCCAACACCAGCGCCGCGGTGAAGGCGCGCGCTGACTGGATGGTGACCTCCAGCATCGGCCTGAAGATCGTCGAGCACCTGCACGCGCAGGGCAAGAAGATCCTGTGGGCACCCGACAAGCACCTGGGCAGCTATATCCAGAAGCAGACCGGCGCCGACATGCTGCTGTGGCAGGGCTCGTGCCTGGTGCACGACGAGTTCAAGGGCATCGAGCTGGACCTGCTGCGGCGTGAATTCCCCAACGCCAAGATCCTGGTGCATCCGGAATCGCCGGAAAACGTGGTGGCGCAGGCCGACGTGGTCGGCTCGACCTCGCAGCTGATCGAGGCCGCGCAGAAGCTGGACGCGACCGAGTTCATCGTTGCCACCGACAACGGCATCCTGCACAAGATGCGCATGGCTGCGCCCGGCAAGCACTTCATCGAAGCGCCGACCGCCGGCAACAGTGCCACCTGCAAGAGCTGCGCGCATTGCCCGTGGATGGCGATGAACGCGCTGACCAACCTGGCCGAGGTGCTGGAGACTGGCCGCAACGAGATCCATGTCGATCCCGTGATCGGCCGCCAGGCGGTAACGTGCATCAACCGCATGCTGGATTTCGCTGCCGCGCAGAAGCGCAATGTACGTCCGTCGGCCGACCTGGCCAACGAGCAGGCGCTGTTCCAGGGGATCGGCCCGGCATGA
- a CDS encoding FKBP-type peptidyl-prolyl cis-trans isomerase: MNLQTFASEADGGTAGRKTVQADSFLTLHYSIALENGTEVVSTFEEKPATLLLGQGQFAPTLEQALLGMPEGERMTYRLAPEQAFGPRNAELLQWVSLATLRENSSFEEDYSPGDLVEFNAPGGGKYAGVLKEIGETAALFDFNHPLAGQTILFDVQLIGIL, encoded by the coding sequence ATGAATTTGCAAACTTTCGCGTCGGAAGCCGACGGCGGCACGGCTGGCCGCAAGACTGTCCAGGCCGACTCCTTCCTGACCCTGCACTACAGCATCGCGCTCGAGAACGGCACCGAGGTCGTCAGCACGTTCGAGGAAAAGCCCGCCACGCTGCTGCTGGGCCAGGGCCAGTTCGCGCCGACGCTGGAGCAGGCGCTGCTGGGCATGCCGGAAGGCGAGCGCATGACCTATCGCCTGGCGCCGGAGCAGGCCTTCGGCCCTCGCAACGCCGAACTGCTGCAGTGGGTGTCGCTGGCCACGCTGCGCGAGAACAGTTCGTTCGAGGAGGACTACAGCCCGGGCGACCTGGTGGAGTTCAACGCGCCCGGCGGCGGCAAGTACGCCGGCGTGCTCAAGGAGATCGGCGAGACCGCCGCCTTGTTCGACTTCAACCATCCGCTGGCTGGGCAGACCATCCTGTTCGACGTGCAGCTGATCGGCATTCTCTGA
- the rpmB gene encoding 50S ribosomal protein L28, which produces MARVCQVTGKAPMVGNNVSHANNKTKRRFLPNLQNRRFFVESENRWVSLRVSNAGLRLIDKKGIDSVLADLRARGEV; this is translated from the coding sequence ATGGCACGCGTCTGTCAAGTGACCGGGAAAGCGCCGATGGTCGGCAACAACGTTTCCCACGCAAACAACAAGACCAAGCGCCGTTTTCTGCCCAACCTGCAGAATCGTCGTTTCTTCGTTGAATCCGAAAACCGCTGGGTGAGCCTGCGCGTCTCGAACGCCGGCCTGCGCCTGATCGACAAGAAAGGCATCGACTCCGTGCTCGCCGACCTGCGCGCACGCGGCGAAGTCTAA
- a CDS encoding ABC transporter permease subunit, producing the protein MNTPIPSTAAVAAPTKVPAKTLAALIGFLVVALCAPFIVQTLGGNYWVRVLDFALLYIMLALGLNIVVGFAGLLDLGYIAFYAVGAYMMALLGSPHLANQFEWIQQLFPTGIHLSMWFVLPLAILVAATFGVLLGAPTLKLRGDYLAIVTLGFGEIIRIFMNNLDRPVNITNGPKGITAVDPVHIFGFDFSKSHEIFGLKFSPVFMYYYLLVFLVIVIVFVCLRLQTSRIGRAWVAIREDEIAAKAMGINTRNIKLLAFAMGASFGGASGAVFGAFQGFVSPESFTLWESIYVLAIVVLGGMGHIPGVILGGVLLVGFQELLRVVAEPMQTGLFGHVIVDAEVLRQLLFGLALVGVMLYRPAGIWPSPRKEDRPVVRRAGNIGRL; encoded by the coding sequence ATGAATACTCCGATTCCATCCACGGCCGCCGTCGCGGCACCGACCAAGGTGCCGGCCAAGACCCTGGCCGCACTGATTGGCTTCCTGGTGGTGGCGCTGTGCGCCCCGTTCATCGTCCAGACCCTGGGCGGCAATTACTGGGTGCGCGTGCTCGACTTTGCGCTGCTGTACATCATGCTGGCGCTCGGCCTGAACATCGTGGTCGGCTTTGCCGGCCTGCTCGACCTGGGCTATATCGCGTTCTACGCGGTGGGCGCCTACATGATGGCGCTGCTCGGCTCGCCGCACCTGGCGAACCAGTTCGAGTGGATCCAGCAGCTGTTCCCGACCGGCATCCATTTGTCGATGTGGTTCGTGCTGCCGCTGGCGATCCTGGTGGCCGCCACCTTCGGCGTGCTGCTGGGCGCGCCGACGCTCAAGCTGCGCGGCGACTACCTGGCCATCGTCACGCTAGGCTTCGGCGAGATCATCCGCATCTTCATGAACAACCTGGACCGTCCGGTGAACATCACCAACGGGCCCAAGGGCATCACGGCGGTGGACCCGGTCCACATCTTCGGCTTCGACTTCTCGAAGTCGCACGAGATCTTCGGGCTCAAGTTCTCGCCGGTGTTCATGTACTACTACCTGCTGGTGTTCCTGGTGATCGTGATCGTGTTCGTGTGCCTGCGCCTGCAGACCTCGCGCATCGGCCGCGCCTGGGTCGCCATCCGCGAGGACGAGATCGCCGCCAAGGCGATGGGCATCAACACCCGCAACATCAAGCTGCTGGCCTTCGCCATGGGCGCGTCGTTCGGCGGCGCCTCGGGCGCGGTGTTCGGCGCATTCCAGGGCTTCGTCTCGCCGGAGTCGTTCACGCTGTGGGAATCGATCTACGTGCTGGCGATCGTGGTGCTGGGCGGCATGGGCCATATCCCGGGCGTGATCCTGGGCGGCGTGCTGCTGGTGGGCTTCCAGGAACTGCTGCGCGTGGTGGCCGAGCCGATGCAGACCGGCCTGTTCGGCCACGTGATCGTCGATGCCGAGGTGCTGCGCCAGCTGCTGTTCGGCCTGGCCCTGGTCGGCGTGATGCTGTACCGCCCGGCAGGCATCTGGCCGTCGCCGCGCAAGGAAGACCGCCCGGTGGTGCGCCGCGCGGGCAACATCGGCCGTCTCTGA
- the rpmG gene encoding 50S ribosomal protein L33: MASKGGRDKIKLESTAGTGHFYTTTKNKRTMPEKMEIMKFDPVARKHVAYKETKIK; encoded by the coding sequence ATGGCAAGCAAGGGCGGCCGCGACAAGATCAAGCTGGAATCGACCGCAGGTACCGGTCACTTCTACACCACCACCAAGAACAAGCGCACCATGCCGGAAAAGATGGAGATCATGAAGTTCGATCCCGTTGCCCGCAAGCACGTCGCTTACAAGGAAACCAAGATCAAGTAA
- a CDS encoding branched-chain amino acid ABC transporter permease produces the protein MDIFIQQIVNGLVLGSIYALIALGYTMVYGILGIINFAHGDVLMIGALTALSAILGLQKFAPGLPEWLTLVIATLVAMPVCAILSYSIERVAYRPLRNAPRLAPLITAIGVSIILQTAGMLIWSRNPLTFPQLLPSDPIDIGATGATITGKEMVIIGMAVMVMSGLLALVNRTKLGRAMRATAENQKVAGLMGVNPNFVISATFMIGATLAALAGVMMATNYGNAHFYMGFIPGLKAFTAAVLGGIGNLAGAMVGGMLLGLIEALGAGYIGDLTNGVFGSNYQDVFAFIVLITVLVFRPSGIMGERVADRA, from the coding sequence ATGGATATCTTTATCCAGCAGATCGTGAACGGTCTGGTGCTCGGCAGCATTTATGCGCTGATCGCACTGGGCTACACCATGGTCTACGGCATTCTCGGGATCATCAACTTCGCCCACGGCGACGTGCTGATGATCGGCGCGCTGACCGCCCTGTCAGCCATCCTCGGATTGCAGAAGTTCGCCCCCGGCCTGCCTGAATGGCTGACGCTGGTGATCGCCACGCTGGTCGCCATGCCGGTCTGCGCGATCCTGTCCTATTCCATCGAGCGGGTCGCCTACCGGCCCTTGCGCAATGCGCCACGGCTGGCCCCGCTGATCACCGCGATCGGGGTGTCCATCATCCTGCAGACGGCGGGCATGCTGATCTGGTCGCGCAACCCGCTGACCTTCCCGCAGCTGCTGCCGTCGGACCCCATCGACATCGGCGCCACCGGCGCCACCATCACCGGCAAGGAGATGGTCATCATCGGCATGGCCGTGATGGTGATGTCCGGCCTGCTGGCCCTGGTCAACCGCACCAAGCTCGGCCGCGCCATGCGCGCCACCGCCGAGAACCAGAAGGTGGCCGGCCTGATGGGCGTCAACCCCAACTTCGTCATTTCCGCCACCTTCATGATCGGCGCCACGCTGGCCGCGCTGGCCGGCGTGATGATGGCCACCAACTATGGCAACGCCCACTTCTACATGGGCTTCATCCCCGGCCTGAAGGCGTTTACCGCCGCGGTGCTGGGCGGCATCGGCAACCTGGCGGGCGCCATGGTCGGCGGCATGCTGCTGGGCCTGATCGAGGCGCTCGGGGCCGGCTATATCGGCGACCTGACCAATGGCGTGTTCGGCTCGAACTACCAGGACGTCTTTGCCTTCATCGTACTGATTACCGTGCTCGTCTTCCGTCCGTCCGGCATCATGGGCGAACGCGTGGCGGATCGCGCCTGA
- a CDS encoding branched-chain amino acid ABC transporter substrate-binding protein, which produces MQITFAKILPIAAAVALVAACGKKEDKPADAASSAPAAAAPAAPAAGGGETVVKIGHAAPLTGGIAHLGKDNENGARLAVEEVNKSGLEVGGKKVKLELVGEDDAADPKTGTAVAQKLVDAKVVAVVGHLNSGVSIPASKIYSDAGIVQISPSSTNPDYTKQGFKTTYRVVATDAQQGPALANYAAKTLNAKSVAIVDDATAYGKGLADEFEKTAKAAGVNVVAREATNDKATDFKAILTKIKGKKPDVIMYGGMDATGGPFAKQAKELGIGAKIVGGDGVCTDKVAELAGEAVTNIICSEAGLALSRMEQGADFDKRYQARFNAPVQIYAPFTYDAVMVIVDAMKRANSTEPAAILAEMPKTNYKGVIGNIAFDEKGDMKEGTITLYEYKDKKKSVLDVVKM; this is translated from the coding sequence ATGCAAATCACGTTTGCCAAGATTCTGCCGATCGCGGCCGCAGTGGCGCTGGTCGCAGCTTGCGGCAAGAAGGAAGACAAGCCGGCGGATGCGGCCTCTTCGGCGCCGGCGGCAGCGGCTCCCGCGGCGCCCGCGGCCGGTGGCGGCGAGACCGTCGTCAAGATCGGCCACGCGGCCCCGCTGACCGGCGGCATCGCGCACCTTGGCAAGGACAACGAAAACGGCGCCCGCCTGGCCGTGGAAGAAGTCAACAAGTCCGGCCTGGAAGTCGGTGGCAAGAAGGTCAAGCTGGAACTGGTCGGCGAAGACGATGCGGCCGATCCGAAGACCGGCACCGCCGTGGCGCAGAAGCTGGTCGATGCCAAGGTCGTGGCCGTGGTCGGCCACCTGAACTCGGGCGTGTCGATCCCGGCGTCGAAGATCTACAGCGATGCCGGCATCGTGCAGATCTCGCCGTCGTCGACCAACCCGGACTACACCAAGCAGGGCTTCAAGACCACCTACCGCGTGGTGGCCACCGACGCCCAGCAAGGCCCGGCGCTGGCGAACTACGCCGCCAAGACCCTGAACGCCAAGAGCGTGGCGATCGTCGACGATGCCACCGCCTACGGCAAGGGCCTGGCCGACGAGTTCGAGAAGACCGCCAAGGCTGCCGGCGTGAACGTGGTCGCGCGGGAGGCCACCAACGACAAGGCCACCGACTTCAAGGCCATCCTGACCAAGATCAAGGGCAAGAAGCCGGACGTGATCATGTACGGCGGCATGGATGCCACCGGCGGCCCGTTCGCCAAGCAGGCCAAGGAACTGGGCATCGGCGCCAAGATCGTCGGCGGCGACGGCGTCTGCACCGACAAGGTGGCCGAGCTGGCCGGCGAAGCCGTGACCAACATCATCTGCTCCGAGGCGGGCCTGGCCCTGTCGCGCATGGAGCAGGGCGCGGACTTCGACAAGCGCTACCAGGCACGCTTCAACGCGCCGGTGCAGATCTACGCGCCGTTCACGTATGACGCCGTGATGGTCATCGTCGATGCCATGAAGCGCGCCAACTCGACCGAACCGGCTGCCATCCTCGCCGAAATGCCCAAGACCAACTACAAGGGCGTGATCGGCAACATCGCCTTCGACGAGAAGGGCGACATGAAGGAAGGCACCATCACGCTGTACGAGTACAAGGACAAGAAGAAGTCCGTTCTCGACGTCGTGAAGATGTAA
- the nadC gene encoding carboxylating nicotinate-nucleotide diphosphorylase produces MSVNPIFDSYGPALQAALQANVQAAIAEDVGSGDLTGLLVPAGKVAHARVIVRESAVLCGQPWFDACMRAVDPALAVRWLHQEGERMAPDSVVCEITGPARSLLTAERPSLNFLQLLSGVATATRRYADLIAGTRARVLDTRKTLPGLRLAQKYAVRIGGGENQRLALYDGILIKENHIAAAGSIGAAMRAALALDTQASVQIEVESLAELEEALAAGATSVLIDNFTVPMMQDAVKINQGRALLEVSGGVNADTIRTFAETGVDRISVGALTKDVRATDYSLRIIG; encoded by the coding sequence ATGAGCGTGAATCCGATTTTCGATAGCTACGGCCCGGCGCTGCAGGCAGCGCTGCAGGCCAACGTGCAGGCCGCCATCGCGGAGGATGTCGGCAGCGGCGACCTGACCGGCCTGCTGGTGCCCGCAGGCAAGGTGGCGCACGCGCGCGTGATCGTGCGCGAGTCGGCGGTGCTGTGCGGCCAGCCGTGGTTCGATGCGTGCATGCGCGCGGTCGACCCGGCCCTGGCAGTGCGCTGGCTGCACCAGGAAGGCGAGCGCATGGCGCCGGATTCGGTGGTGTGCGAGATCACGGGCCCGGCCCGCTCGCTGCTGACCGCCGAGCGCCCGTCGCTGAATTTCCTGCAGCTGCTGTCCGGCGTGGCGACCGCCACGCGCCGCTATGCCGACCTGATCGCCGGCACCCGTGCGCGCGTGCTCGACACCCGCAAGACGCTGCCCGGCCTGCGCCTGGCGCAGAAGTACGCGGTCCGTATCGGCGGCGGCGAGAACCAGCGCCTGGCGCTGTATGACGGCATCCTGATCAAGGAAAACCATATCGCCGCGGCCGGTAGCATCGGCGCGGCGATGCGGGCGGCGCTGGCGCTCGATACGCAGGCGTCGGTGCAGATCGAGGTCGAGAGCCTGGCCGAGCTGGAGGAAGCGCTGGCAGCCGGTGCCACGTCGGTGCTGATCGACAACTTCACGGTGCCGATGATGCAGGATGCCGTGAAGATCAACCAGGGCAGGGCGCTGCTGGAGGTATCGGGTGGCGTCAATGCCGATACCATCCGCACCTTCGCCGAGACCGGCGTGGATCGCATCTCGGTGGGTGCACTGACCAAGGACGTGCGGGCGACGGATTACTCGCTGCGGATCATCGGCTGA
- the nadB gene encoding L-aspartate oxidase translates to MNFDVAIVGSGLAGLTVALQLADTHRVAILSKRAMTQGASDWAQGGIAAVLDSGDSHDEHTQDTLVAGAGLCDEEATRFIVEHGREAIQWLIDRGVPFTRDAQAELGFHLTREGGHSRRRIIHAADATGHAVVSTLLQQATQHPNITILEDHFAIDLITSRKMGLPGNRCYGLYVLDDRTGAVHTITATHTVLAAGGAGKVYLYTTNPDTATGDGIAMAWRAGCRVSNMEFIQFHPTCLYHPYAKSFLISEAVRGEGGLLKLPDGTRFMPEHDTRAELAPRDVVARAIDFEMKKRGLDCVYLDITHQPEAFLKEHFPTIHARCLELGIDITREPIPVVPAAHYTCGGVVTDTMGRTDIGGLYAVGETACTGLHGANRLASNSLLECMVIGRAAAADIASQDKAGVPNITLPAWDESRVSDADEEVVVSHNWDELRRMMWNYVGIVRTSKRLERAQHRIVLLREEIAEYYANFRVTTDLLELRNLVEVASLIVDSAYSRHESRGLHFSRDYPEALPKALPTVMQPPAVRKR, encoded by the coding sequence ATGAATTTCGACGTCGCCATCGTCGGCAGCGGCCTGGCCGGCCTTACGGTCGCATTGCAACTGGCCGACACCCACCGGGTGGCCATCCTCAGCAAGCGCGCCATGACGCAGGGCGCCAGCGACTGGGCACAAGGCGGCATCGCCGCGGTGCTGGACTCCGGCGACAGCCACGACGAACACACCCAGGACACGCTCGTTGCCGGTGCGGGGCTGTGCGATGAAGAGGCCACGCGCTTTATCGTGGAGCATGGGCGCGAGGCCATCCAGTGGCTGATCGACCGCGGCGTGCCGTTCACCCGCGACGCGCAGGCCGAACTGGGCTTCCACCTGACGCGCGAAGGCGGCCACAGCCGCCGGCGCATCATCCATGCCGCCGACGCCACCGGCCATGCCGTGGTCAGCACGCTGCTGCAGCAGGCCACGCAGCACCCGAACATCACCATCCTGGAAGACCATTTCGCGATTGACCTGATCACCTCGCGCAAGATGGGACTGCCGGGCAACCGCTGCTATGGCCTCTACGTGCTGGATGACCGCACCGGTGCGGTGCACACCATCACCGCCACGCACACCGTGCTGGCCGCCGGCGGTGCAGGCAAGGTCTACCTTTACACCACCAACCCGGACACGGCCACCGGCGACGGCATCGCCATGGCCTGGCGCGCGGGCTGCCGGGTGTCGAACATGGAGTTCATCCAGTTCCACCCGACCTGCCTGTACCACCCGTATGCCAAGTCCTTCCTGATCTCCGAAGCGGTGCGCGGCGAAGGCGGCCTGCTCAAGCTGCCCGACGGCACGCGCTTCATGCCCGAACACGACACGCGCGCCGAACTGGCGCCGCGCGACGTGGTCGCGCGCGCGATCGACTTCGAAATGAAGAAGCGCGGACTGGACTGCGTCTATCTCGATATCACGCACCAGCCCGAGGCCTTCCTGAAGGAACACTTCCCGACCATCCACGCGCGCTGCCTGGAACTGGGCATCGACATCACGCGCGAGCCGATTCCGGTGGTGCCGGCCGCGCACTACACCTGCGGCGGCGTGGTGACGGACACCATGGGGCGCACCGATATCGGCGGCCTCTACGCCGTCGGCGAGACCGCCTGCACCGGCCTGCACGGCGCCAACCGGCTGGCGTCGAACTCGCTGCTCGAATGCATGGTGATCGGCCGCGCCGCCGCGGCAGACATCGCCTCGCAGGACAAGGCCGGCGTGCCCAATATCACGCTGCCGGCGTGGGACGAGAGCCGCGTATCCGACGCCGACGAAGAAGTCGTGGTGTCGCACAACTGGGACGAGCTGCGCCGCATGATGTGGAACTACGTCGGCATCGTGCGCACCAGCAAGCGGCTGGAACGCGCGCAGCACCGCATCGTGCTGCTGCGCGAGGAGATTGCCGAGTACTACGCCAATTTCCGCGTCACCACCGACCTGCTGGAATTGCGCAATCTGGTGGAAGTGGCTTCGCTGATCGTGGACAGCGCATACTCGCGCCATGAAAGCCGCGGCCTGCATTTCAGCCGGGACTATCCGGAGGCGTTGCCCAAGGCGCTGCCGACGGTGATGCAGCCGCCCGCCGTCCGCAAGCGTTGA
- the ispH gene encoding 4-hydroxy-3-methylbut-2-enyl diphosphate reductase yields MPDLTPVPDAEILMAQPRGFCAGVDRAIEIVERALERFGAPIYVRHEIVHNAYVVADLRRKGAVFVGELDEVPAGATVIFSAHGVSREVREDAARRGLHVFDATCPLVTKVHVEVSKLRAQGCEIVMIGHRGHPEVEGTMGQANGGMVLVESVDDVQALQIADPSRLAYVTQTTLSVDETSEIVAALKARFPEIREPKKQDICYATQNRQDAVKFMAPQVEVVIVVGSPNSSNSNRLRELAERLGVPAYMVDAPEQVRPEWIAGKRRIGLTAGASAPEALAQSIVERLRELGARQVRPLDGIQENMAFPLPRGLLPTSAAA; encoded by the coding sequence ATGCCTGACCTGACCCCCGTACCCGACGCAGAAATCCTGATGGCGCAGCCACGCGGCTTCTGTGCCGGCGTGGACCGCGCCATCGAAATCGTCGAGCGCGCGCTCGAGCGCTTTGGCGCCCCCATCTACGTTCGCCACGAGATCGTCCACAACGCTTACGTGGTGGCCGACCTGCGCCGCAAGGGCGCGGTGTTCGTGGGCGAGCTCGACGAGGTGCCGGCCGGCGCCACCGTCATCTTCAGCGCCCATGGCGTGTCGCGCGAAGTGCGCGAAGACGCGGCACGGCGCGGACTGCACGTGTTCGATGCCACCTGCCCGCTGGTGACCAAGGTGCATGTGGAAGTCAGCAAGCTGCGCGCCCAGGGGTGCGAGATCGTGATGATCGGCCATCGCGGCCACCCGGAAGTCGAAGGCACGATGGGCCAGGCCAATGGCGGCATGGTGCTGGTGGAGTCCGTGGATGATGTCCAGGCGCTGCAGATCGCCGATCCGTCGCGGCTGGCCTACGTCACCCAGACCACGCTGTCGGTGGACGAGACCAGCGAGATCGTTGCCGCGCTCAAGGCCCGCTTCCCGGAGATCCGCGAGCCCAAGAAGCAGGACATCTGCTATGCCACGCAAAACCGCCAGGACGCAGTGAAGTTCATGGCGCCGCAGGTGGAGGTGGTGATCGTGGTCGGCAGCCCCAACAGTTCCAATTCCAACCGGTTGCGCGAACTGGCCGAGCGCCTGGGCGTGCCGGCCTACATGGTGGACGCGCCCGAGCAGGTGCGGCCCGAGTGGATTGCCGGCAAGCGCCGCATCGGCCTGACCGCCGGGGCCTCGGCGCCGGAGGCGCTGGCCCAGTCCATCGTCGAGCGCCTGCGCGAACTGGGTGCGCGTCAGGTGCGTCCGCTCGACGGTATCCAGGAGAACATGGCGTTCCCGCTGCCGCGCGGCTTGCTGCCCACCAGCGCGGCCGCCTGA